A region of Thermococcus argininiproducens DNA encodes the following proteins:
- a CDS encoding TIGR00266 family protein, whose translation MRYEIIQRPSFSLVEIELEDGEAIKAEPGAMVHMSPSIKIETKTGGIFKALKRSMLGGESIFINTFRAEGEKGTIGLAPPYMGDIEALELRGTMYAQSGAFLASSETIEIDTKFGGAKTFFSREGLFLLKLSGEGPVFLSSFGAIYKKELRNERFIIDTGHLVAFTEGLDFRVRRVGGIKSTIFGGEGLVAEFYGTGTLYIQTRSIDSFLDWLIPFLPRARE comes from the coding sequence ATGAGATATGAAATTATTCAAAGACCAAGCTTTAGCTTGGTCGAAATAGAACTTGAAGATGGGGAGGCCATAAAAGCCGAGCCCGGGGCAATGGTCCACATGAGCCCAAGTATAAAAATAGAAACAAAAACTGGAGGCATCTTTAAGGCCTTAAAGCGCTCAATGCTAGGAGGAGAGAGTATATTCATAAACACTTTTAGGGCAGAAGGAGAAAAAGGCACTATAGGTCTTGCCCCACCATATATGGGTGATATTGAGGCACTAGAGCTTAGAGGAACAATGTATGCTCAAAGTGGGGCATTTTTAGCAAGTTCCGAAACCATAGAAATAGACACTAAATTTGGTGGTGCAAAGACATTCTTCTCAAGAGAAGGTCTGTTCTTATTAAAACTAAGCGGAGAGGGCCCAGTATTTCTGTCCAGTTTTGGAGCAATCTACAAGAAAGAACTTCGAAACGAGAGGTTTATTATAGACACTGGGCATTTAGTTGCATTTACAGAAGGGCTTGACTTTAGAGTAAGAAGAGTCGGAGGAATTAAGAGCACAATTTTTGGTGGAGAAGGTCTTGTTGCTGAATTCTATGGTACTGGTACTTTATACATACAAACAAGGAGCATAGACAGCTTTTTGGACTGGTTGATACCATTTTTGCCAAGAGCTAGAGAGTGA
- a CDS encoding endonuclease III domain-containing protein: MMGAKNSHSFTFEENWNEKKRRAHEIVKRLMNYHQREKLLIGDPYKTLIHCIISQRMRDEVTYKVWKMLFEKYKNIRTIAKISPEEMQDFLRKNGVGLWKAKGEWIVKSSQIILEKYGGKVPDKIEELMKLPGIGRKCANIVLAYGFGQQTIPVDTHVNRISKRLGLAPPKIAPEKVEEYLKELIPERLWIYVNHAMVDHGKSICRPIKPKCSECFLQDLCPYNKGLIKKEDIK; the protein is encoded by the coding sequence ATGATGGGGGCAAAAAACTCACACTCATTCACCTTTGAAGAAAACTGGAATGAGAAGAAAAGGAGAGCTCATGAAATCGTAAAACGATTGATGAACTATCACCAAAGGGAAAAACTTCTAATTGGGGATCCTTATAAAACTCTTATTCATTGCATAATCTCTCAAAGAATGAGAGATGAAGTCACGTATAAAGTGTGGAAAATGTTATTTGAAAAATACAAAAACATTAGAACTATTGCTAAAATATCCCCTGAGGAAATGCAAGACTTCCTGCGAAAAAATGGAGTGGGACTTTGGAAAGCCAAGGGAGAGTGGATAGTTAAAAGTTCCCAGATAATCCTAGAGAAATATGGAGGTAAAGTTCCTGATAAAATTGAGGAACTTATGAAGCTCCCTGGAATTGGAAGAAAATGTGCAAACATCGTTCTGGCATATGGATTTGGACAACAAACAATCCCTGTTGACACTCATGTGAATAGAATAAGCAAACGTCTAGGCCTCGCACCTCCAAAAATTGCACCTGAAAAGGTCGAAGAATATTTAAAGGAATTAATCCCCGAGAGGCTATGGATATATGTAAACCATGCGATGGTAGACCATGGAAAAAGTATTTGTAGGCCCATAAAACCCAAATGCAGTGAATGCTTTTTACAAGATCTTTGTCCATACAATAAGGGGCTCATAAAAAAAGAAGATATAAAATAG
- a CDS encoding ATPase has product MKVVLKPLFDAPLTPDFIEVIRAKLIGKEIKEGDTVEIELLGKALQFKVMYSEPKLIRVNKNTKIELTEEEIFSLTLDFEKEIRDVFLLKKRIVILLENEVLILNQKGHKIFNQRFDNLKEAKVSGEIIAVIHDGGKKLTLIHL; this is encoded by the coding sequence ATGAAAGTTGTATTAAAGCCGCTTTTTGATGCTCCTTTAACACCTGACTTTATAGAGGTCATAAGAGCAAAACTTATAGGAAAAGAAATTAAAGAAGGGGATACTGTAGAGATAGAACTTTTGGGAAAGGCCCTTCAATTTAAGGTAATGTACAGTGAACCAAAACTCATAAGGGTAAACAAAAACACAAAAATAGAGCTTACTGAGGAGGAGATATTTAGCCTAACGTTGGATTTTGAAAAAGAGATTAGAGACGTGTTTCTCCTTAAAAAAAGGATCGTGATACTTCTTGAAAATGAAGTTCTGATTTTAAACCAAAAAGGGCACAAGATTTTTAACCAACGGTTCGACAATCTCAAAGAGGCCAAGGTCTCAGGTGAAATTATAGCGGTGATCCATGATGGGGGCAAAAAACTCACACTCATTCACCTTTGA